From one Colletotrichum destructivum chromosome 3, complete sequence genomic stretch:
- a CDS encoding Putative large ribosomal subunit protein bL27, with translation MLRQPEGAACAVSLQSSEGTPNNRRLAIDEPTTYGQLVHEAHLMRLFQLQQPLRAAAAGLLRTTAPIQSSTSTAAQLFRADAANALVAGRRYASVKSQGAYKLAPKRTIPKKLGAKRTGDQFVIPGNIIYKQRGSLWWPGENCIMGRDHTIHAMATGYVKYYRDPARHPDRKYIGVVFNKDDVLPYPTHAERKRKLNMSAHPIFKPVETPAVSASGIPTQIVRPSARTTNGAPMEPERVLKLRDDYSYREDNWRIGRLVKLRVGGMSRKAKLRHRRYAKERNIAGQRAAEAKYADLEVDEWTIAASKRLQEQRNAAAVAKTKKKKEKAQQQAKKAAKNKSKR, from the exons ATGCTTCGCCAACCTGAAGGTGCAGCGTGTGCCGTTTCGTTGCAAAGCTCTGAAGGGACGCCAAACAATCGCCGCTTGGCCATTGACGAACCGACGACGTATGGGCAGCTCGTCCACGAAGCACACCTCATGCGTCTTttccaactgcagcagccCCTGAgggccgctgccgccggtcTCCTGCGCACGACCGCCCCGATccagtcctcgacgtcgaccgccGCACAGCTGTTCCGGGCCGACGCTGCGAATGCCCTCGTGGCCGGACGGCGATACGCCTCCGTCAAGTCGCAGGGTGCTTACAAGCTCGCGCCCAAGAGGACGATACCGAAGAAGCTGGGTGCCAAGCGCACGGGCG ACCAGTTCGTCATCCCCGGAAACATTATTTACAAGCAGCGCGGCAGCCTCTGGTGGCCCGGCGAGAACTGCATCATGGGCCGCGACCACACGATCCACGCCATGGCCACCGGCTACGTCAAATACTACCGCGATCCCGCGCGCCACCCTGACCGCAAATacatcggcgtcgtcttcaacaAGGACGACGTACTGCCGTACCCGACGCACGCCGAGCGCAAGCGCAAACTCAACATGTCGGCGCACCCAATCTTCAAGCCGGTCGAGAcgcccgccgtctcggcctcgggcaTCCCGACGCAGATCGTCCGGCCGTCGGCCCGGACGACCAATGGCGCGCCGATGGAGCCGGAGCGTGTGCTGAAGCTGCGCGACGACTACTCGTACCGCGAGGACAACTGGCGGATCGGCAGACTCGTAAAGCTCCGGGTCGGGGGCATGAGCCGTAAGGCCAAGCTCAGGCACCGTCGGTACGCCAAGGAGCGCAACATTGCTGGGcagcgggcggcggaggccaaGTACGCCGATTTGGAGGTGGACGAGTGGACGATCGCGGCGTCCAAGAGGCTGCAGGAGCAAAGGaacgctgccgccgtggccaagaccaagaagaagaaggagaaggcgcagcagcaggccaagaaggccgccaagaacaAGAGCAAGCGGTAG
- a CDS encoding Putative Long chronological lifespan protein gives MRFLATLPLVLLTLISSAQAQFGFFEQMFGGQQQQQQPQNVPSDPSQYQQRYDGSYCEHYLCPDTLACVHFPHHCPCPWPANQDKFELAEGSRICVSRGGFAAGEAARKVELARKGML, from the exons ATGCGCTTTCTCGCCACCCTCCCACTGGTCCTCCTGACCTTGATCAGCTCGGCCCAGGCCCAGTTCGGGTTCTTCGAGCAAATGTTCGgtggccagcagcagcagcagcagccccagAACGTCCCCAGCGATCCCTCGCAATACCAGCAGAGATATGACGGCT CCTACTGCGAACACTACCTCTGCCCTGACACCCTCGCCTGCGTCCACTTCCCACACCACTGCCCTTGCCCCTGGCCCGCGAACCAAGACAAGTTCGAGCTCGCTGAAGGTAGCCGGATCTGCGTTTCGCGAGGCGgattcgccgccggcgaggccgcgaGGAAGGTTGAGCTGGCCCGCAAGGGCATGCTGTAA
- a CDS encoding Putative protein phosphatase inhibitor 2 (IPP-2) encodes MAAIVERSPPTHSPPGPHPKRPRGILKNSYQKSPPSSPPDEAPLTEKELTLVNTQYNAGHRRSSSAARPSGSRRQSSRTPSHQGDDEQDLESSQRLKWDEANLYLTEQERTSTMKIDEPKTPYAKHYDPTEDPSDDEEMEGSNIEKKPRTARAGPGVEDDIPIMSLGEPEEAVPESESSKEKALKAVHVDDSASAHGDDDELAGLSPEEREKHRRFEELRKKHYEMKDVAHLLGHPEELLEEEDDENSTRPPPVPTLPRPSEATNGQA; translated from the exons atggccgccatcgtcgaacGCAGTCCCCCGACCCATTCCCCTCCTGGTCCCCATCCCAAGAGACCCAGAG GCATCCTCAAGAACTCATATCAAAAgtctcctccgtcttccccgCCTGACGAAGCCCCCCTCACCGAGAAGGAGCTCACTCTCGTCAACACGCAATACAACGCCGGCCACCGACGCTCGTCATCCGCAGCCCGCCCCTCTGGCTCCCGCCGCCAGTCAAGTCGCACTCCCTCCCAccagggcgacgacgagcaagACCTCGAGTCGTCCCAGCGTCTCAAGTGGGACGAGGCCAACCTCTACCTGACGGAACAGGAGCGCACCTCGACCATGAAGATTGATGAGCCCAAGACTCCCTATGCCAAGCACTACGACCCCACCGAAGACccctcggacgacgaggagatggaaGGCTCCAACATTGAGAAGAAGCCTCGCACAGCTCGCGCTGGTCCTGGCGTGGAAGATGATATCCCTATCATGTCGCTTGGCGAGCCGGAGGAAGCGGTCCCGGAAAGCGAGTCGTCCAAGGAAAaggccctcaaggccgtcCACGTCGACGACAGTGCCAGCGCacacggcgacgatgacgaacTGGCCGGCCTTTCTCCCGAAGAGCGGGAGAAGCACCGTCGTTTCGAGGAGTTGCGCAAGAAGCACTACGAAATGAAGGATGTGGCCCACTTGTTGGGCCACCCCGAAGAACTactcgaggaggaagacgacgagaacagTACCCGCCCGCCTCCGGTCCCTACTCTCCCCCGTCCGAGCGAGGCCACCAACGGTCAGGCTTAA
- a CDS encoding Putative P-loop containing nucleoside triphosphate hydrolase: protein MARRYPVPRYWRAYYPPTARGAQPPTRYVLVQQASPASESSGREKGRNEKDDEEPHGWNGTFWRLVEGSATAFGSVAVLGLAGYSYHAYYKDLVLRKMDNAFGVGFSTPELTAMGRHVAPHKLQSADDLTGFEGENEWIPRKEQELIDGIIDGSVRGQYHLITGEKGTGKTSMILKAMRRINGVGIAMLEAHGDLEVFRLRLGKALDFEFHEDYIGSLFNFKGPRDTTAILDIERAFNKMEKVALLRQRHIRKPLILIINRIHVLRDDEDGRNLLDLIQQRAEMWAASRLVTVVFTSDDHSTTEHLKWQATRMAVTDVHDVTRRPAIEALREFRQKVFREDVADDVLERVYKRVGGRVRFLDHVARSKDMLATCDFICQREKRWLLGQCWILGGDMDPEAEDQQDYSTTAFLLAKALIEKEKGMSREERLDGKLPEIPLHEARQLMTRADFIQKHDHFNIFSIDSNSMVRADSVPMHNAFREICSQEGFDELLEATLERLDELEGLQRTREIVLKDLANGGEFQAVLRRAKGEGEPVTVTVKAGSTREEQ, encoded by the exons ATGGCTAGACGCTACCCGGTCCCGCGATATTGGAGG GCATATTACCCGCCCACCGCCAGAGGAGCCCAACCACCCACTCGTTACGTATTGGTGCAGCAAGCATCCCCCGCCTCCGAGTCGTCCGGGCGTGAGAAAGGCAGGAACGAaaaggacgacgaagagcCTCATGGCTGGAATGGCACCTTCTGGAGGCTCGTAGAGGGCAGCGCGACCGCTTTCGGCTCCGTTGCTGTCCTTGGTTTGGCAGGATACTCGTACCATGCCTACTACAAGGATCTCGTCCTTCGGAAGATGGACAACGCCTTCGGCGTTGGCTTCTCCACGCCGGAACTGACTGCCATGGGCCGGCATGTCGCGCCCCATAAGCTCCAATCCGCTGACGACCTGACGGGCTTCGAGGGCGAGAACGAATGGATCCCGAGAAAGGAACAGGAGCTTATTGACGGTATAATCGACGGCAGCGTCCGGGGCCAGTATCACCTGATCACGGGCGAAAAGGGCACCGGCAAGACATCAATGATCCTCAAGGCCATGCGGAGGATCAACGGCGTTGGCATTGCCATGCTCGAGGCccacggcgacctcgaggtgttccgcctccgcctcgggAAAGCGCTGGATTTCGAGTTCCACGAGGATTACATCGGGAGCCTATTCAACTTTAAGGGGCCTCGCGACACGACGgccatcctcgacatcgagagAGCCTTCAACAAGATGGAGAAGGTAGCGTTGCTGCGGCAAAGGCATATCCGGAAGCCGCTGATTCTCATCATCAACCGCATCCACGTCCtgcgagacgacgaggacggacGCAACCTGCTCGATCTCATCCAGCAGCGTGCCGAGATGTGGGCGGCGAGCCGACTCGTCACCGTGGTCTTCACCAGCGACGACCACAGCACGACCGAGCACTTGAAGTGGCAGGCCACGCGAATGGCCGTGACCGACGTCCACGACGTCACCCGGCGACCGGCCATCGAGGCCTTGCGGGAGTTCCGCCAAAAAGTGTTCCGCGAAGACGTAGCCGACGACGTGCTGGAGCGCGTCTACAAGAGGGTCGGCGGGCGCGTCAGGTTCCTCGACCACGTGGCCCGGTCCAAAGACATGCTGGCGACGTGCGACTTCATCTGCCAGAGGGAGAAGCGCTGGCTGCTGGGCCAGTGCTGGATCCTGGGCGGGGACATGGACCCGGAGGCAGAGGACCAGCAGGACTactcgacgacggcgttcCTGCTAGCCAAGGCgctcatcgagaaggagaagggcatgTCGCGGGAGGAGAGGCTCGACGGCAAGCTCCCGGAGATACCGCTGCACGAGGCGAGGCAGCTGATGACGCGGGCGGACTTTATCCAAAAACACGACCACTTCAACATCTTCTCGATCGACTCCAACTCGATGGTCCGGGCTGACTCGGTGCCGATGCACAACGCATTCCGGGAGATTTGCTCGCAAGAAGGCttcgacgagctgctcgaggccaCGCTGGAGcggctcgacgagctcgagggctTGCAGAGGACGCGAGAGATAGTGCTGAAGGATCTCGCGAACGGCGGCGAGTTTCAGGCAGTGCTCCGCCGGGCcaaaggggagggagagccGGTTACCGTCACCGTGAAGGCTGGGTCGACTCGGGAGGAGCAGTAG
- a CDS encoding Putative P-type ATPase, HAD superfamily, P-type ATPase, transmembrane domain superfamily, which produces MDNEITPAPPIGVTASNQVNRQDTTAAAGSAAIQKLSNEDNIPGSPFAFSPTQLCELIENRNPNSLIAFEGLTGLATGLLADIDAGLGVDENIIDGAISTPNTYRSNQDMSASSQTNSKSFTKLTSAAGNFTDRRRIYGENRVPGRKPKTFLQLLWMAFNDKLMFLLTASATVSLALGIYQSVADAGQGTSIEWVEGVAIIVAVAVIVLATAINDYQKNSKFQNLNQKKEERTITVIRSGRHRPISIFDILVGDVLHLEAGEVAPADGVLVQGFGIQWDESALTGESDLVAKSPVADDAQTTIDPFILGGTKITAGVGKYLVLAVGVNSSYGRIMMSLRDDIQETPLQQKLGVLAKYIITFGLAAGAIFFTIMFVRFLVDLKSIQGGPKEKGHAFLEVLILSITVVVIAVPEGLPLTVTLALAFATTRMLKDNNLFRLLRSCEIMGNATTVCSDKTGTLTTNQMSVVTDILGSSIPFHDALLAPAANDDDDAVSPSTAETIRVLPSEVKELLKTAFVINSTAIETSERSRFIGSSTETALLKFALDHLGLGSLDEERANGNIVQVIPFDASRKWMAVIVKLGDGRHRMLVKGAAEVVLARCTEIVRDPTTNKDAAKITPDQIQMLDKKILSYARRSLRVVTIAYRDFDEWPLQESLQLNSLPGLVFFGAFGMRDPLRPEVIESVRQCQSAGVFVRMVTGDNFFTAIAIASECGIYTAGGITMDGPTFRKLSPMQLDLVVPRLQVLARSSPDDKLRLVSHLKSLDEIVAVTGDGTNDALALKAADVGFSMGVSGTEVAKEASAIVLMDDNFASIAKAISWGRAVNDAAKKFLQFQFTINVSAGILTVISALVGGTESSVFRVVQLLWINLIMDTFAALALGTDFPTPDLLKRRPEPRGISVLDTTMWKMIFGQSLYQLAVIFTFHYAGERIFQYHTERQLLELQTMIFNIYVWMQFFNQIK; this is translated from the exons ATGGATAATGAGATCACCCCGGCGCCACCAATAGGAGTGACTGCATCCAACCAAGTCAACCGTCAGGATaccaccgctgccgctggcTCGGCCGCTATTCAGAAGCTCAGCAACGAGGACAACATTCCAGGAAGCCCTTTTGCCTTCTCGCCGACCCAGTTGTGCGAGTTGATCGAAAACCGAAACCCCAATTCGCTCATTGCCTTTGAGGGTCTGACTGGTCTTGCcaccggcctcctcgccgacatcgatGCCGGCCtaggcgtcgacgagaacaTCATCGACGGGGCGATCTCGACCCCAAACACGTATAGAAGTAATCAAGACATGTCAGCCAGCTCCCAAACGAACAGCAAGTCCTTCACGAAACTAACCTCGGCCGCTGGTAACTTCACCGATCGGCGAAGGATCTATGGCGAAAACCGTGTGCCCGGAAGGAAACCCAAAACCTTCCTTCAACTGCTTTGGATGGCTTTCAACGACAAGCTCATGTTCCTCTTGACGGCCTCCGCTACCGTTTCGCTTGCACTTGGAATCTATCAGTCTGTTGCCGATGCTGGGCAAGGTACGAGTATCGAATGGGTGGAgggcgtcgccatcatcgtcgccgtcgccgtcatcgtccttGCGACGGCCATCAACGATTACCAGAAGAACTCCAAGTTCCAGAATCTGAACCAGAAAAAGGAAGAACGAACCATCACCGTAATCCGATCAGGCAGACACCGGCCCATTTCCATAttcgacatcctcgtcgggGACGTTTTGCATCTGGAGGCCGGAGAGGTCGCTCCCgcggatggcgtcctcgTGCAGGGGTTTGGCATCCAGTGGGATGAGTCCGCCCTGACCGGCGAGTCGGATCTAGTTGCCAAGTCCCCCGTCGCGGACGATGCCCAAACAACAATCGACCCCTTCATCCTCGGAGGAACGAAGATCACGGCCGGCGTGGGGAAATACCTTGTGCTCGCTGTTGGCGTCAACTCTTCCTACGGCAGGATCATGATGTCTCTGAGGGACGATATCCAAGAGACGCCCCTTCAGCAAAAACTTGGTGTTCTAGCCAAGTACATCATCACCTTCGGCCTGGCGGCGGGTGCCATCTTCTTCACAATCATGTTCGTGCGCTTTCTCGTTGATCTTAAGAGCATTCAAGGCGGCCCCAAGGAAAAGGGCCATGCCTTCCTGGAGGTCCTGATTCTATCAATCACAgttgtcgtcatcgccgtGCCCGAAGGCCTCCCGCTCACCGTCACCCTGGCTCTGGCGTTTGCAACGACCAGGATGCTGAAGGATAACAACCTCTTCCGCCTACTTCGGTCTTGCGAAATCATGGGGAACGCAACGACTGTCTGCTCAGACAAAACCGGCACCCTCACCACGAACCAAATGAGCGTGGTGACGGACATACTCGGTTCATCGATTCCTTTCCACGATGCCCTCCTTGCGCCGGCTGcaaacgacgacgacgacgccgttTCTCCTTCGACAGCTGAAACCATCAGAGTGCTCCCGAGCGAGGTCAAAGAGCTTTTGAAGACGGCCTTCGTTATAAACTCGACGGCCATCGAAACAAGCGAGCGTTCCAGGTTTATTGGGTCGAGTACCGAGACGGCCTTGCTGAAGTTTGCACTTGATCATCTTGGCCTAGGTAGCTTGGACGAGGAAAGAGCCAACGGAAACATTGTGCAGGTGATACCCTTTGACGCCTCCAGGAAGTGGATGGCGGTCATCGTGAAGCTTGGAGACGGACGCCACCGAATGCTGGTCAAGGGagcggccgaggtcgtcctAGCCAGATGCACCGAGATCGTGCGGGATCCAACGACTAACAAAGACGCCGCAAAGATCACGCCCGACCAGATACAGATGCTGGACAAAAAGATCTTGAGTTACGCCCGCCGGTCTCTGCGTGTAGTGACCATCGCCTACCGAGACTTCGACGAATGGCCCTTGCAGGAGTCCCTTCAACTGAACAGTCTTCCGGGTCTAGTGTTTTTCGGGGCTTTCGGTATGCGGGATCCTCTGCGGCCCGAAGTCATCGAGTCAGTCCGGCAGTGCCAATCTGCTGGCGTCTTCGTCCGCATGGTGACGGGCGACAATTTCTTCACGGCAATCGCGATAGCTTCGGAATGTGGAATCTACACCGCCGGCGGGATTACGATGGATGGACCGACCTTCCGTAAGCTGTCGCCGATgcagctcgacctcgtcgtaCCACGCCTGCAGGTTCTTGCCAGGTCCAGCCCCGACGACAAATTACGTCTCGTTTCGCACCTCAAAAGCCTCGACGAGATTGTTGCTGTGACGGGCGATGGTACGAACGATGCATTGGCCTTGAAAGCAGCCGACGTCGGGTTTTCCATGGGTGTCTCCGGCACTGAAGTGGCCAAAGAGGCTTCGGCAATAGTTCTCATGGATGACAACTTCGCCTCTatcgccaaggccatctcTTGGGGAAGAGCCGTCAACGATGCGGCCAAGAAGTTCCTCCAG TTTCAATTCACCATTAATGTCTCCGCCGGGATTCTAACGGTTATCTCTgctctcgtcggcggcacaGAATCCTCCGTCTTCCGCGTGGTTCAACTCCTGTGGATCAATCTCATCATGGACACCTTTGCCGCGCTGGCCCTCGGAACCGACTTTCCCACGCCAGATCTACTCAAGCGTAGGCCTGAACCAAGAGGGATATCAGTCTTGGACACGACCATGTGGAAGATGATTTTCGGCCAGTCCCTATACCAACTCGCGGTGATCTTCACCTTTCATTACGCCGGAGAGAGGATCTTCCAGTATCACACGGAGCGGCAGTTGTTGGAGCTGCAGACCATGATTTTCAATATTTACGTCTGGATGCAGTTCTTCAACCAGATTAAGTGA